From a region of the Impatiens glandulifera chromosome 4, dImpGla2.1, whole genome shotgun sequence genome:
- the LOC124935520 gene encoding B3 domain-containing protein REM20-like, translating into MRFASFFKVYTESTNSKSLQLPQKFVEELEGFVPRKPTLKSSRGRCWTVHIEKKGHDFFFMNGWSKFVSDISLEDGHVLVFDYDGDLCFDFMHFGHSKCGQKFVQPQSTMNDSENVEEDQDEDDNEDDDDDKDKDKDDDEDYEADKNIDDGDYEYDDNVVEEVGDDEIEEVQDIEQYDMEEEKERLKKLRKTSLSITKKEKQGPITHSKKGKAIVESNVGLMVKGKQSSSFEIPKFESEETIFKYGIIKRPNNPYFVTRLRQDRHNELHLPAHIMKDNNIKLSSSVMLVDQEGRQIYTKVVTWKDGRTVLTKGWKLFVKINKLVEEDRCICEFVVNHQAEPSTIYLKMTALRAGSWLPK; encoded by the exons ATGAGGTTTGCTAGCTTCTTCAAGGTGTACACGGAATCTACAAATTCAAAGTCTCTA cAACTTCCCCAAAAATTTGTTGAAGAACTCGAAGGATTTGTACCAAGGAAACCTACCTTGAAAAGTAGTCGGGGAAGATGTTGGACGGTGCACATAGAAAAGAAGGGACACGATTTCTTTTTTATGAATGGATGGTCAAAATTTGTATCTGACATATCGCTTGAAGATGGTCATGTCCTGGTTTTTGATTACGATGGAGatttatgttttgattttatGCATTTTGGGCATTCAAAGTGTGGACAAAAATTTGTTCAACCTCAATCAACCATGAATGACTCGGAAAATGTTGAGGAAGACCAAGATGAAGATGACAATGAGGACGATGACGATGATAAGGACAAGGACAAGGACGATGACGAAGACTATGAAGCTGACAAGAACATTGATGATGGTGATTATGAGTATGATGATAATGTTGTAGAAGAAGTGGGCGATGATGAGATTGAGGAAGTGCAAGATATAGAGCAATATGACATGGAGGAGGAAAAGGAAAGGTTGAAGAAGCTCAGGAAGACAAGTTTAAGCATCACTAAAAAGGAGAAACAAGGGCCAATTACCCATTCTa aaaaaggAAAAGCAATTGTGGAGTCTAATGTTGGCCTAATGGTGAAAGGAAAACAATCATCTTCTTTTGAAATTCCTAAGTTTGAGAGTGAGGAGACCATTTTCAAATACGGGATTATTAAGCGTCCTAACAATCCTTATTTCGTGACGAGACTTAGACAGGACAGACATAATGAATTA CATCTTCCTGCTCATATAATGAAAGACAACAACATTAAGCTTTCATCGTCTGTGATGTTGGTGGATCAAGAAGGGAGGCAAATTTACACTAAAGTTGTGACATGGAAAGATGGGAGGACCGTGCTCACCAAGGGATGGAAGTTATTTGTGAAAATTAACAAACTAGTCGAAGAAGACAGATGTATTTGTGAGTTTGTCGTGAACCATCAAGCTGAACCGTCTACAATTTACTTGAAGATGACGGCTCTTCGTGCCGGATCATGGCTTCCCAAATAG